The Humulus lupulus chromosome 3, drHumLupu1.1, whole genome shotgun sequence genome window below encodes:
- the LOC133821990 gene encoding protein PLANT CADMIUM RESISTANCE 2-like, with product MNSYDQKPTYEKYTVPPAQAPEYTPTGIPVSSSGTYYSGGGDGSSYGTSHTGQPLPPRPRPLVPWSTGLCDCFSDVKNCCITCWCPCITFGQIAEIVDKGSTSCGASGALYTLIMCVTGCSCCYSCFYRSKMRQQHSLHESPCNDCLTHCFCESCALCQEYRELQNRGYNMEIGWHGNAEEKNREVAMGPVPPAVEGCMTR from the exons ATGAATTCGTATGACCAAAAGCCAACATACGAGAAGTACACAGTACCACCAGCTCAGGCGCCGGAGTACACCCCAACGGGGATTCCGGTGAGCTCCTCCGGCACATACTATAGCGGAGGCGGCGACGGAAGCAGCTACGGCACATCCCACACCGGACAACCCCTTCCTCCCCGCCCCAGACCTCTCGTCCCCTGGTCCACCGGCCTCTGCGATTGCTTCTCCGATGTCAAAAACT GCTGCATAACTTGCTGGTGCCCTTGCATTACCTTCGGCCAAATTGCTGAGATCGTAGATAAGGGATCTACTT CATGTGGAGCGAGTGGGGCTCTGTACACACTGATAATGTGTGTGACCGGATGTTCGTGCTGTTATTCGTGCTTCTATAGATCAAAGATGAGGCAGCAACACAGTCTCCATGAGAGCCCTTGCAACGATTGCTTGACTCATTGCTTCTGTGAAAGCTGTGCCTTGTGCCAAGAGTACCGTGAGCTCCAGAACCGTGGATACAACATGGAAATTG GTTGGCATGGAAATGCGGAGGAGAAGAATCGTGAGGTGGCAATGGGTCCCGTGCCTCCAGCTGTGGAAGGATGCATGACTCGTTaa